The following coding sequences lie in one Candidatus Annandia adelgestsuga genomic window:
- the ileS gene encoding isoleucine--tRNA ligase: MINYKNTLNLPKTSFPMRGNLSKKEPEILQYWYDNNLYKIIRKNKINKKKFILHDGPPYANGKIHMGHVINKILKDIIIKFKGLDGFDAPYIPGWDCHGLPIEQQIEKIFDKSKNISNIKFQNVCRKYAKKQIKQQKNDFIRLGILGDWDNYYCTMNSYVEANTIRILGNIIKKNSIYQGIKPVYWCLNCNSTLAESEIEYIDKISTSVYVLFKLLKIKKNKILFNINKKNNYIYAVIWTTNPWTLLANSAISVNPKYLYNLIKFNNNCYIIAKELLLNFIKKMEIKKYKIIGEIEGKKLEYLLFQNPIINIKVPIVLNNNIDLKSGTGIVHIAPGHGPEDYIIGNNYNLKIKSILNNYGYYEFNNNKKLNGMYILEINNYVINFLKIKKLIIKKENYKHSYPHCWRHKTPIIFRTTNQWFIKIKKNKKIKNIIKKINKVNWIPEWGKKNIKKMISERPDWCISRQRKWGIPITLFLNKKTKKLHPKTLTLIEKISKLIEIHGIKIWWYLNKKILLGKSYKKYIKIKDTLDVWFDSGCTHLTVIKNKFNYSNIIDMYLEGIDQYRGWFMSSLIISFIIKKKSPYRNVLSHGFVVDKKGEKMSKSIGNIINYKFLIKKFGVDIIRLWISSVDYTKNINISQENLNNTVDIYRKIRNTIRFLLSNLYDFKLKNIINYKNMLHIDRWAVSYTKKIQKSIIKNYKLYNFSSVIKHIMNFCSIKMSSFYLDIIKDRQYTINKNNIARLSCQTALYYIIESLVRWITPIMSFTAHEVWNYIPGKRSKYIFTEEWFENNKFELNNKEFLNNKYWNKIIKIRNKVNKCIEKIRDKNNIKNSLELDLKIYTNKKNLNFLKILGKELKFIFLTSDANVFYKKNITEKEEIKIILTKFKGIKCLRCWHYFKKNNKNFKYYNLCNRCITNVYGEGEIRKFV; this comes from the coding sequence ATGATTAATTATAAAAATACTTTAAATTTACCTAAAACTTCTTTTCCTATGCGTGGTAATTTATCTAAAAAAGAACCAGAAATATTACAATATTGGTATGATAATAATTTATATAAAATTATAAGAAAAAATAAAATAAATAAAAAAAAATTTATATTACATGATGGTCCACCTTATGCTAACGGTAAAATCCATATGGGGCATGTAATTAATAAAATTTTAAAAGATATAATTATTAAATTTAAAGGATTAGATGGTTTTGATGCTCCTTATATACCTGGTTGGGATTGTCATGGTTTACCTATAGAACAACAAATTGAAAAAATTTTTGATAAATCTAAAAATATTTCTAATATTAAATTTCAAAATGTTTGTCGTAAATATGCAAAAAAACAAATTAAACAACAAAAAAATGATTTTATTCGTTTAGGTATATTAGGAGATTGGGATAATTATTATTGTACTATGAATTCTTATGTAGAAGCTAATACAATTAGAATATTGGGTAATATAATTAAAAAAAATAGTATTTATCAGGGAATAAAACCAGTTTATTGGTGTTTAAATTGTAATTCAACTTTAGCAGAATCTGAAATTGAATATATAGACAAAATATCTACTTCTGTATACGTTTTGTTTAAACTTTTAAAAATAAAAAAAAATAAAATTTTATTTAATATAAATAAAAAAAATAATTATATATATGCAGTTATTTGGACTACAAATCCATGGACGTTATTAGCTAATAGCGCAATTTCAGTTAATCCAAAATATTTATATAATTTAATAAAATTTAATAATAATTGTTATATTATAGCAAAAGAATTATTATTAAATTTTATTAAAAAAATGGAAATTAAAAAATATAAAATAATTGGTGAAATAGAAGGTAAAAAATTAGAATATTTATTATTCCAAAATCCAATAATTAATATTAAAGTACCAATAGTATTAAATAATAACATTGATTTAAAATCAGGTACAGGTATTGTCCATATAGCTCCAGGACATGGACCAGAAGATTATATTATAGGGAATAATTATAATTTAAAAATAAAAAGCATATTAAATAATTATGGATATTATGAATTTAATAATAATAAAAAATTAAATGGAATGTATATCTTAGAAATTAATAATTATGTTATTAATTTTTTAAAAATTAAAAAATTAATAATAAAAAAAGAAAATTATAAACACAGTTATCCTCATTGTTGGAGACATAAAACACCAATTATTTTTAGAACTACCAATCAATGGTTTATTAAAATTAAAAAAAATAAAAAAATAAAAAATATAATTAAAAAAATTAATAAAGTTAATTGGATTCCAGAATGGGGTAAAAAAAATATAAAAAAAATGATATCTGAAAGACCGGATTGGTGTATTTCACGTCAAAGAAAATGGGGGATTCCTATTACTTTATTTTTAAATAAAAAAACAAAAAAATTACACCCAAAAACATTAACTTTAATTGAAAAAATATCAAAATTAATAGAAATTCATGGTATTAAAATATGGTGGTATTTAAATAAAAAAATATTATTAGGTAAAAGTTATAAAAAATATATAAAAATAAAAGATACATTAGATGTATGGTTTGATTCAGGATGTACACATTTAACAGTTATTAAAAATAAATTTAATTATAGTAATATTATTGATATGTATTTAGAAGGAATAGATCAATATAGAGGTTGGTTTATGTCATCATTAATTATATCTTTTATTATAAAAAAAAAATCTCCTTATCGTAATGTTTTATCTCATGGTTTTGTTGTAGATAAAAAAGGAGAAAAAATGTCTAAATCTATTGGAAATATTATTAATTATAAATTTTTAATAAAAAAATTTGGAGTAGATATAATAAGATTATGGATATCTTCTGTTGATTATACAAAAAATATAAATATTTCTCAAGAAAATTTAAATAATACAGTAGATATATATCGTAAAATAAGAAATACAATAAGATTTTTATTATCTAATTTATATGATTTTAAATTGAAAAATATTATTAATTATAAAAATATGTTGCATATAGACCGTTGGGCAGTAAGTTATACAAAGAAAATACAAAAATCAATTATTAAAAATTATAAATTATATAATTTTAGTTCAGTTATTAAACATATTATGAATTTTTGTTCAATAAAAATGAGTTCTTTTTATTTAGATATTATTAAAGATCGACAATATACTATTAATAAAAATAACATAGCAAGATTAAGTTGTCAAACTGCATTATATTATATTATAGAATCATTAGTTAGATGGATTACTCCTATAATGTCATTTACAGCTCATGAAGTATGGAATTATATACCAGGTAAAAGATCTAAATATATATTTACTGAAGAATGGTTTGAAAATAATAAATTTGAATTAAATAATAAAGAATTTTTAAATAATAAATATTGGAATAAAATTATAAAAATTAGAAATAAAGTTAATAAATGTATAGAAAAAATTCGTGATAAAAATAATATTAAAAATTCATTGGAATTAGATTTAAAAATATATACAAATAAAAAAAATTTAAATTTTTTAAAAATTTTAGGAAAAGAATTAAAATTTATTTTTTTAACTTCAGACGCAAATGTTTTTTATAAAAAAAATATTACAGAAAAAGAAGAAATTAAAATAATTTTAACAAAATTTAAAGGAATAAAATGTTTAAGATGTTGGCATTATTTTAAAAAAAATAATAAAAATTTTAAATACTATAATTTATGTAATAGATGTATTACAAATGTTTATGGAGAAGGTGAAATAAGAAAATTTGTTTAA
- the rpsT gene encoding 30S ribosomal protein S20: protein MANIKSSKKRIITNIKRKIYNKKCKSKIKNIIRKIKNFISVNNKKESLKHFFYLQPIIDRYSTYGIIHKNKSSRCKSRLIKKIFKM, encoded by the coding sequence ATGGCTAATATTAAATCTTCAAAAAAAAGAATAATAACCAATATAAAAAGAAAAATTTATAATAAAAAATGTAAATCTAAAATAAAAAATATTATTAGAAAAATAAAAAATTTTATTTCTGTTAATAATAAAAAAGAATCATTAAAACATTTTTTTTATTTACAACCAATTATAGATAGATATTCTACTTATGGTATTATACATAAAAATAAATCTTCTAGATGTAAATCACGTTTAATAAAAAAAATTTTTAAAATGTAA
- the carB gene encoding carbamoyl-phosphate synthase large subunit, whose product MPKRTDIKSILILGAGPIIIGQACEFDYSGTQACKILKKEGYRIILVNSNPATIMTDPEISDATYIEPIHWKIIEKIIIKEKPDALLPTMGGQIALNCALILDKKKILQKNNVIMIGINSKSINKAENRKIFDKIIKKIGLKTPKSGIAHSIKEANEIIKKIGLPCIIRPSFTMGGSGGGIAYNIKEFIKICKQGLNLSPNKELLIDQSLIGWKEYEMEIVRDKNDNCIIVCSIENMDSMGIHTGDSITVAPAQTLTDKEYQTMRNASISILKEIGIETGGSNVQFAVNPKNGNLIVIEMNPRVSRSSALASKATGFPIAKIAAKLAIGYTLDELRNEITENKTPSSFEPSIDYIVTKIPRFNFEKFYGSNDRLTTQMKSVGEVMAIGRNFQESLQKAIRSLEIGINGFCSKIDIYNKNKFLKKIKYELKNAGSNRIWYIGDAFRLNISLNEIYKLTNIDKWFLVQIKDIILTEKDIILKNINNINYKFLNYIKKKGFSDARIAFLLKVNEKIIRNLRYKYKIHPVYKRIDTCAAEFKTNTSYMYSTYENECESFANTNKNKIIVLGSGPNRIGQGIEFDYCCVHSVLALREDGFETIMINCNPETVSTDYDISDRLYFEPVTLEDILEIIKIEKPKGIIIQFGGQTPLKISNYLYKLKIPILGTNPKHINIAENRKFFKKIILKLGLKQPENNTATSLIQAIIKSKKIGYPVVIRPSNVLGGRSMKIIYNLKDLKYYFKMLKNNLYNMPVLLDKFLNNAIEIDVDLICDGKNILIGGIMEHIEPAGIHSGDSACSLPVYTINEKIQNEIRIQSLKLAYSLNIIGLMNIQFAIKKNKIYIIEVNPRASRTIPFISKATGISLAKIATRVMIGKSLIKQKIYNEIIPPYFSIKEVVLPFNKFIGINPILGPEMHSTGEVMGIGNRFNIAFLKAMLGSQSIIKKKKKVLISVNDLDKNNISNIAIKLINYGFKLDATYGTHTILKKNGIKSKIVNKINEKYPNIIDMISKKKYSYIIHTTTNNEENKIFDSICKLALQNKIHYDTTLNASFSSILTLKNNFKDYDILSLQELHNLI is encoded by the coding sequence ATGCCAAAAAGAACAGATATAAAATCAATACTTATCTTAGGAGCTGGTCCAATTATTATAGGACAAGCTTGTGAATTTGATTATTCTGGAACTCAGGCATGTAAAATATTAAAAAAAGAAGGTTATAGAATTATATTAGTTAATTCTAATCCTGCAACTATAATGACTGACCCAGAAATATCTGATGCTACTTATATTGAACCAATACATTGGAAAATAATAGAAAAAATTATTATTAAAGAAAAACCAGATGCTTTATTACCTACTATGGGAGGTCAAATAGCTTTAAATTGTGCATTAATATTAGATAAAAAAAAAATTTTACAAAAAAATAATGTTATAATGATTGGTATTAATTCTAAATCTATAAATAAAGCAGAAAATAGAAAAATATTTGATAAAATTATAAAAAAAATAGGATTAAAAACTCCTAAATCTGGTATAGCTCATAGTATCAAAGAAGCAAATGAAATAATCAAAAAAATAGGTTTACCTTGTATTATAAGACCTTCTTTTACTATGGGTGGAAGTGGTGGTGGTATTGCTTATAATATAAAAGAATTTATTAAAATATGTAAACAAGGTTTAAATTTATCTCCTAATAAAGAACTTTTAATTGATCAATCTCTTATTGGTTGGAAAGAATATGAAATGGAAATTGTAAGAGATAAAAATGATAATTGTATTATAGTATGTTCTATTGAAAATATGGATTCCATGGGTATTCATACAGGAGATTCTATTACAGTTGCTCCAGCTCAAACTTTAACAGATAAAGAATATCAGACAATGCGTAATGCTTCAATTTCTATTTTAAAAGAAATAGGAATAGAAACTGGTGGTTCAAATGTACAATTTGCTGTTAATCCAAAAAATGGAAATTTAATTGTTATTGAAATGAATCCTAGGGTTTCTAGATCTTCAGCTTTAGCTTCTAAAGCTACTGGTTTTCCAATTGCAAAAATAGCAGCTAAATTAGCAATAGGTTATACTTTAGATGAATTAAGAAATGAAATTACTGAAAATAAAACACCTTCTTCTTTTGAACCATCTATAGATTATATAGTTACAAAAATTCCTAGATTTAATTTTGAAAAATTTTATGGATCTAATGATAGATTAACAACACAAATGAAATCAGTAGGTGAAGTAATGGCAATTGGTAGAAATTTTCAAGAATCATTGCAAAAAGCAATACGTAGTTTAGAAATTGGTATTAATGGATTTTGTTCAAAAATAGATATATATAATAAAAATAAATTTTTAAAAAAAATAAAATATGAATTAAAAAACGCTGGCTCAAATAGAATTTGGTATATAGGTGATGCTTTTAGATTAAATATTTCATTAAATGAAATATATAAATTAACTAATATTGATAAATGGTTTTTAGTACAAATTAAAGATATTATATTGACAGAAAAAGATATTATTTTAAAAAATATTAATAATATTAATTATAAATTTTTAAATTATATTAAAAAAAAAGGTTTTTCTGATGCTCGTATAGCATTTTTATTAAAAGTAAATGAAAAAATAATACGTAATTTACGTTATAAATATAAAATACATCCAGTATACAAAAGAATAGATACATGTGCTGCAGAATTTAAAACTAATACTTCATATATGTATTCTACTTATGAAAATGAATGTGAATCATTTGCAAATACAAATAAAAATAAAATTATAGTTTTAGGTAGTGGTCCAAATCGTATAGGACAAGGAATTGAATTTGATTATTGTTGTGTTCATTCAGTTTTAGCTTTGCGTGAAGATGGTTTTGAAACAATTATGATAAATTGTAATCCAGAAACTGTTTCAACTGATTACGATATTTCTGATAGATTATATTTTGAACCTGTTACTTTAGAAGATATTTTAGAAATTATTAAAATTGAAAAACCTAAAGGAATAATAATTCAATTTGGTGGACAAACACCTTTAAAAATATCAAATTATTTATATAAACTTAAAATACCTATTTTAGGTACTAACCCAAAACACATAAACATTGCAGAAAATAGAAAATTTTTTAAAAAAATTATATTAAAATTAGGATTAAAACAACCAGAAAATAATACAGCAACTTCTTTAATACAAGCTATAATAAAATCTAAAAAAATTGGTTATCCAGTTGTAATAAGACCTTCTAATGTATTAGGAGGAAGATCAATGAAAATAATATATAATTTAAAAGATTTAAAATATTATTTTAAAATGTTAAAAAATAATTTATATAATATGCCAGTTTTATTAGATAAATTTTTAAATAATGCAATTGAAATTGATGTTGATTTAATATGTGATGGTAAAAATATTTTAATAGGTGGTATTATGGAACATATAGAACCAGCTGGAATTCATTCTGGAGATTCAGCATGTTCACTTCCAGTTTATACTATTAATGAAAAAATTCAAAATGAAATAAGAATTCAATCGTTAAAATTAGCTTATTCTTTAAATATAATAGGTTTAATGAATATTCAATTTGCAATTAAAAAAAATAAAATATATATTATAGAAGTTAATCCAAGAGCATCTAGAACTATTCCTTTTATATCTAAAGCAACTGGAATTTCATTAGCTAAAATAGCTACTAGAGTTATGATAGGAAAAAGTTTAATTAAACAAAAAATTTATAATGAAATTATACCACCTTATTTTTCTATTAAAGAAGTAGTATTACCATTTAATAAATTTATTGGTATTAATCCTATTTTAGGTCCTGAAATGCATTCTACTGGAGAAGTTATGGGAATAGGAAATCGTTTTAATATTGCTTTTTTAAAAGCTATGTTAGGATCACAATCAATAATAAAAAAAAAAAAAAAAGTTTTAATTTCTGTGAATGATTTAGATAAAAATAATATTTCAAATATAGCAATAAAATTAATTAATTATGGTTTTAAATTAGACGCAACATATGGAACTCATACTATTTTAAAAAAAAATGGTATTAAATCTAAAATAGTTAATAAAATTAATGAAAAATATCCTAATATTATAGATATGATATCTAAAAAAAAATATTCATATATTATTCATACTACTACTAATAACGAAGAAAACAAAATATTTGATTCTATATGTAAATTAGCGTTACAAAATAAAATACATTACGATACTACTTTAAATGCTAGTTTTTCTTCAATATTAACTTTAAAAAATAATTTTAAAGATTATGATATATTATCTTTACAAGAATTACATAATTTAATTTAA
- the dnaJ gene encoding molecular chaperone DnaJ, with translation MKRDYYRILGISKSSNERAIKKAYKRLAMKYHPDKNPNDKSSENKFKEIKEAYETLIDKNKRAYYDQYGHYTANNKTNSGFGGFSSKFNNSSSDFGDIFGDIFGDMFGGNKRRKRKSKENLTFNIDLTLEESVCGTVKKVNIPMLKKCNYCNGSGSKPGFKLECCITCNGKGQVHMRQGFFTVQQTCQTCNGKGSFIRHLCKNCNGQGRKEILKSLSIKVPSGVNTNDRIKLNGEGPDNSVGITGDLYVRIIVKKHDMFERKGNNLHCKIPIGIVTASLGGNIEIPTINGRIKFKIPPETQTNKLFCIKGKGVKPFQHNKCGDLLCKIIVKTPTNLNERQKKLLKKFDFDLDYEEKIKESKKSVASRILQRSINLFNNMKKFFEDIINRY, from the coding sequence ATGAAAAGAGATTATTATAGAATATTAGGAATTTCAAAAAGCTCAAATGAAAGAGCAATTAAAAAAGCTTATAAACGTTTAGCAATGAAATATCATCCAGATAAAAATCCTAATGATAAAAGTTCTGAAAATAAATTTAAAGAAATTAAAGAAGCATATGAAACTTTAATTGATAAAAATAAACGTGCATATTATGATCAATATGGTCATTATACTGCAAATAATAAAACTAATAGTGGGTTTGGTGGTTTTTCTAGTAAATTTAATAATTCATCATCTGATTTTGGAGATATATTTGGAGATATATTTGGAGATATGTTTGGTGGTAATAAAAGAAGAAAAAGAAAAAGTAAAGAAAATTTAACTTTTAATATAGATTTAACTTTAGAAGAATCTGTATGTGGTACTGTTAAAAAAGTTAATATTCCTATGTTAAAAAAATGTAATTATTGTAATGGTAGTGGATCTAAACCAGGTTTTAAATTAGAATGTTGTATTACATGTAATGGAAAAGGACAAGTTCATATGAGACAAGGTTTTTTTACTGTTCAACAAACTTGTCAAACATGTAATGGTAAAGGTAGTTTTATAAGACATTTATGTAAAAATTGTAATGGTCAAGGAAGAAAAGAAATATTAAAATCTTTATCAATTAAAGTTCCTTCCGGGGTTAACACTAATGATAGAATAAAATTAAATGGTGAAGGACCAGATAATAGCGTTGGTATAACTGGTGATTTATATGTTAGAATTATTGTCAAAAAACATGATATGTTTGAAAGAAAAGGAAATAATTTACATTGTAAAATACCTATTGGAATTGTTACTGCATCTTTAGGAGGAAATATAGAAATACCTACTATTAATGGTAGAATTAAATTTAAAATACCTCCAGAAACTCAAACTAATAAATTATTTTGCATTAAAGGTAAAGGAGTTAAACCATTTCAACACAATAAATGCGGAGATTTATTATGTAAAATAATTGTTAAAACTCCTACTAATTTAAATGAAAGACAAAAAAAACTTCTTAAAAAATTTGATTTTGATTTAGATTATGAGGAAAAGATAAAAGAAAGTAAAAAAAGTGTAGCTAGTAGAATTTTGCAACGTTCAATTAATTTATTTAATAATATGAAAAAGTTTTTTGAAGATATAATAAATAGATATTAA
- the dapB gene encoding 4-hydroxy-tetrahydrodipicolinate reductase, producing the protein MSSKIKIAISGAYGKMGKSIINTIYKIKNVKLTALLINKNKIIPNNIDKKKIKNVKISNNFNDIYNIFDILIDFTCPKSTIEYLYLCHKYNKKIIIGTTGFNNSEKEKIKKFSNKIAILLSSNFSIGINLILNILEKITKSIGNDNDIEIIEYHHRNKKDAPSGTALTIGKTIAKSMKLKLNECAIYDKNINRNKIKNSIGFSVIRAGDIIGDHTIIFANKGERIEITHKASNRITFAKGAIKASIWLYKKKRGLFSMKDVLKFKN; encoded by the coding sequence ATGTCTTCCAAAATTAAAATAGCTATTTCTGGTGCTTATGGTAAAATGGGAAAATCTATTATAAATACTATTTATAAAATAAAAAATGTAAAACTAACTGCACTTTTAATTAATAAAAATAAAATAATACCTAATAATATTGATAAAAAAAAAATTAAAAATGTAAAAATAAGTAATAATTTTAATGATATATATAATATATTTGATATATTAATAGATTTTACTTGTCCTAAAAGTACTATTGAATATTTATATTTATGTCATAAATATAATAAAAAAATAATAATTGGTACAACTGGTTTTAACAATTCAGAAAAAGAAAAAATAAAAAAGTTTTCTAATAAAATAGCAATTTTATTATCTTCAAATTTTAGTATTGGAATTAATTTAATATTAAATATTTTAGAAAAAATAACTAAATCTATAGGAAATGATAATGATATTGAAATTATAGAATATCATCATCGTAATAAAAAAGATGCTCCTTCTGGAACAGCTTTAACTATAGGTAAAACAATTGCTAAAAGTATGAAATTAAAATTAAATGAATGTGCAATATATGATAAAAATATAAATAGAAATAAAATAAAAAATAGTATAGGTTTTTCTGTTATAAGAGCTGGAGATATTATAGGAGATCATACAATAATATTTGCAAATAAAGGAGAACGTATAGAAATAACCCATAAAGCTTCTAATAGAATTACTTTTGCAAAAGGAGCTATAAAAGCTTCAATATGGTTATATAAAAAAAAAAGAGGTTTATTTTCTATGAAAGATGTTTTAAAATTTAAAAATTAA
- the carA gene encoding glutamine-hydrolyzing carbamoyl-phosphate synthase small subunit, which translates to MYNLALLLLHTGEIFYGKSFGATGLTIGEIVFNTSMTGYQEIISDPSYYKQIIMLTYPHIGNVGTNDEDQESYKTYASGLVIKNLSILDSNYRSTMNLHFYLKKNNIISITDIDTRMLTNILRKKGSQKCCIISGKKLNINLAKYKIFFFLGLKNIDLVKKVTNKKIYKWNLGTKNYLKNKHNLYKNIFFKLKIIVYNYGIKHSIMRMLIDRDCILKIKPAFFKINKIIKKKIDGILLSNGPGDPNPCNYIVKNIKLILKKNIPTFGICLGHQLLAMSCGAKIIKMKFGHHGANHPVQNLITKKIMITSQNHNFIIDSKKISKNYKISHISLFDKTIQGIYHKKKMAFSFQGHPEANPGTNDISFLFNDFINIILNNLYYKIKKFILKGVKCQKEQI; encoded by the coding sequence ATGTATAATTTAGCATTATTATTATTACATACAGGTGAAATTTTTTATGGTAAATCTTTTGGAGCGACTGGTTTAACTATAGGTGAAATAGTATTTAATACATCTATGACTGGTTATCAAGAAATAATTTCTGATCCTTCTTATTATAAACAAATTATAATGTTAACTTATCCTCATATAGGAAATGTAGGTACTAATGATGAAGATCAGGAATCTTATAAAACTTATGCTTCTGGATTAGTTATAAAAAATTTATCTATTTTAGATAGTAATTATAGAAGTACAATGAATTTGCATTTTTATTTAAAAAAAAATAATATTATATCAATTACTGATATTGATACTCGTATGTTAACTAATATTTTAAGAAAAAAAGGTTCTCAAAAATGTTGTATTATTTCAGGTAAAAAATTAAATATAAATTTAGCTAAATATAAAATATTTTTTTTTTTAGGTTTAAAAAATATAGATTTAGTAAAAAAAGTTACAAATAAAAAAATATATAAATGGAATTTAGGTACAAAAAATTATTTAAAAAATAAACATAATTTATATAAAAATATTTTTTTTAAATTAAAAATTATCGTATATAACTATGGAATTAAACATAGTATTATGAGAATGTTAATTGATCGTGATTGTATTTTAAAAATTAAACCAGCTTTTTTTAAAATAAATAAAATTATAAAAAAAAAAATAGATGGTATACTTTTATCAAATGGACCAGGAGATCCTAATCCTTGTAATTATATTGTTAAAAATATAAAATTAATATTAAAAAAAAATATACCAACATTTGGAATTTGTTTAGGTCATCAATTGTTAGCAATGTCTTGTGGTGCTAAAATAATTAAAATGAAATTTGGACATCATGGTGCTAATCATCCAGTACAAAATTTAATTACAAAAAAAATTATGATTACATCTCAAAATCACAATTTTATTATAGATTCTAAAAAAATATCTAAAAATTATAAAATATCTCATATATCTTTATTTGATAAAACTATACAAGGTATTTATCATAAAAAAAAAATGGCATTCAGTTTTCAAGGTCACCCGGAAGCTAATCCTGGAACAAATGATATATCTTTTTTATTTAATGATTTTATTAATATAATATTAAATAATTTATATTATAAAATTAAAAAATTTATATTGAAAGGAGTAAAATGCCAAAAAGAACAGATATAA
- a CDS encoding signal peptidase II produces MFNFKKNKILILIFFIIISIFNLDFYSKNIIRYYLNNNYIYINNYINICFIKNYGIIFGILNYNNFYEKYFLIIISFFILLKLINLIYFYVLNSNLIFIILYSFIIGGFLGNEFDRFYYNYVLDFIDFHINNIHILVFNISDYFIILSYIFIFYLKNINYSI; encoded by the coding sequence TTGTTTAATTTTAAAAAAAATAAAATATTAATATTAATATTTTTTATTATAATTTCGATATTTAATTTAGATTTTTATTCTAAAAATATTATTAGATATTATTTAAATAATAATTATATATATATAAATAATTATATAAATATATGTTTTATTAAAAATTATGGTATTATTTTTGGAATTTTAAATTATAATAATTTTTATGAAAAATATTTTTTAATTATTATATCATTTTTTATATTATTAAAATTAATTAATTTAATTTATTTTTATGTATTAAATTCAAATTTAATATTTATTATATTATATTCTTTTATAATTGGTGGTTTTTTAGGAAATGAATTTGATCGTTTTTATTATAATTATGTATTAGATTTTATTGATTTTCATATAAATAATATACATATATTAGTTTTTAATATATCAGATTATTTTATAATTTTAAGTTATATATTTATATTTTATTTAAAAAATATAAATTATAGTATTTAA